Proteins encoded together in one Chiloscyllium plagiosum isolate BGI_BamShark_2017 chromosome 3, ASM401019v2, whole genome shotgun sequence window:
- the myb gene encoding transcriptional activator Myb isoform X4, with the protein MRTIRNNNNIITSQFLRAQRGRLFFLILCYRAVWCKFSDLPRPSPPPLSFGERQPSSLLAPQLSPITVAQQHPVHLRLSGSPRLASGQPMDTSFGLYSSDEDEEEIEMFDHDYDGPQPKSCKRQLSKTRWTREEDEKLKKLVEQHGTEDWKVIANFLPNRTDVQCQHRWQKVLNPELIKGPWTKEEDQRVIELVQKYGPKRWSVIAKHLKGRIGKQCRERWHNHLNPEVKKTSWTEEEDRIIYQAHKRLGNRWAEIAKLLPGRTDNAIKNHWNSTMRRKVEQEGYLQESSKISQPTVTTSFQKNNHIMGFAHTPPSAQLPTTQPQVNGDYAYFHIPDPQEMPYPVALHMNMANIPLPGTAAIQTQAADYSGWNGTVVIDNAGVHNSSVAITCLGEHRQPAHPPHMEHGCLPEESASPARCMIHSNGILSPMRNVPNSEYTETLQLIDSFLNTPTNEHLEMESPALTSTPVCNQKIIVTTPLHRDQTPKPQKENDAFRTPNIRRSILEGSPRTPTPFKNALVAQEIKCGPLKMLATSHLADNTQDVIKQEANETTIIGSLHENGQPLLKKIKQEVESPDKKMRKFLTLAPWEREHLNTQLFSQGPLEEVPMQNLLTSSVLMMPVSEKTDDILNKAFAAQMSKQMGSSLQFANTWEAVACGKTEDQLIVTEQARKYMNTFSTRTLVM; encoded by the exons ATGCGTACAATCAGAAATAACAACAACATAATAACCAGTCAATTCTTGAGGGCGCAGAGAGGGAGACTGTTCTTTTTAATTTTGTGTTACCGTGCTGTCTGGTGTAAATTCTCAGATCTACCCcgaccatcaccaccacccctcTCTTTCGGGGAACGACAACCCTCCTCCTTGCTCGCCCCTCAACTCTCTCCCATCACCGTCGCCCAGCAGCACCCCGTCCACCTGCGGCTGAGTGGATCGCCTCGCCTCGCCTCCGGCCAGCCCATGGACACCTCCTTCGG TTTATATAGTAGTGATGAGGACGAAGAAGAGATTGAAATGTTTGATCATGATTATGATGGCCCCCAACCAAAGTCTTGTAAACGTCAATTAAGTAAAACTCGATGGACACGTGAAGAG GATGAAAAACTGAAGAAATTAGTTGAACAACATGGAACAGAAGACTGGAAAGTGATTGCTAATTTCCTTCCA AATCGGACTGATGTGCAGTGCCAACACCGCTGGCAAAAAGTTCTAAATCCCGAACTTATTAAAGGCCCTTGGACAAAAGAAGAGGATCAAAGG GTAATAGAACTTGTTCAGAAATATGGCCCAAAACGCTGGTCTGTTATCGCAAAGCACTTAAAAGGCAGAATAGGAAAACAATGCCGGGAGCGATGGCACAATCATCTGAATCCTGAAGTTAAAAAAACTTCCTGGACTGAAGAAGAAGACAGAATTATATATCAAGCACATAAAAGACTTGGAAATAGATGGGCAGAAATAGCAAAGCTACTTCCTGGAAG GACTGATAACGCTATCAAGAACCATTGGAATTCAACAATGCGTCGTAAAGTGGAGCAAGAGGGCTATCTGCAGGAGTCTTCAAAAATTAGTCAGCCAACAGTGACCACAAGTTTTCAAAAAAATAATCACATTATGGGTTTTGCCCATACACCTCCTTCTGCCCAGTTGCCAACTACCCAACCCCAAGTAAATGGTGACTATGCATATTTTCACATTCCTGATCCACAAGAG ATGCCATACCCAGTGGCTCTACATATGAACATGGCCAATATTCCCCTACCTGGCACTGCGGCTATTCAG ACTCAAGCAGCAGACTACTCTGGTTGGAATGGTACTGTAGTCATTGATAATGCAGGAGTTCACAACAGCAGTGTGGCCATTACTTGTTTGGGAGAACATCGGCAGCCAGCACACCCACCTCACATGGAACATGGTTGTTTGCCAGAAGAAAGTGCATCACCAGCAAGATGCATGATTCATTCTAATGGAATACTctcaccaatgagaaatgttccaAATTCTGAGTACACAGAAACACTTCAACTCATAGATTCA tttttaaatacaCCCACAAATGAGCACCTAGAAATGGAATCACCTGCATTAACTTCTACGCCAGTGTGCAATCAAAAGATCATTGTAACAACTCCACTACATCGTGACCAAACACCTAAGCCTCAAAAAGAAAATGATGC TTTCAGAACTCCAAATATCAGACGTTCAATATTAGAAGGCTCACCTAGAACACCCACACCCTTTAAAAATGCACTTGTTGCTCAGGAAATTAAATGTGGACCCTTGAAAATGCTG GCAACATCTCATCTTGCAGACAACACTCAAGATGTAATTAAACAAGAGGCCAATGAAACTACAATTATAGGTAGTCTTCATGAAAATGGACAacctcttttaaagaaaattaagCAAGAA GTGGAGTCTCCTGATAAGAAAATGAGGAAATTCCTCACATTGGCACCatgggaaagagaacacttaaatacTCAGCTTTTCTCACAGGGTCCTTTGGAAGAAGTACCT ATGCAAAATCTCCTGACAAGTTCTGTATTAATGATGCCTGTATCAGAGAAGACTGATGACATTCTTAACAAAGCATTTGCAGCACAAATGAGCAAGCAGATGGGCAGTTCATTGCAG TTTGCCAATACTTGGGAGGCTGTGGCTTGTGGGAAAACAGAAGATCAACTTATTGTAACTGAGCAAGCACGCAAATACATGAACACCTTTTCTACTCGAACATTAgttatgtaa
- the myb gene encoding transcriptional activator Myb isoform X5: MPEGGYAIPMPVTPRAGSLYSSDEDEEEIEMFDHDYDGPQPKSCKRQLSKTRWTREEDEKLKKLVEQHGTEDWKVIANFLPNRTDVQCQHRWQKVLNPELIKGPWTKEEDQRVIELVQKYGPKRWSVIAKHLKGRIGKQCRERWHNHLNPEVKKTSWTEEEDRIIYQAHKRLGNRWAEIAKLLPGRTDNAIKNHWNSTMRRKVEQEGYLQESSKISQPTVTTSFQKNNHIMGFAHTPPSAQLPTTQPQVNGDYAYFHIPDPQEMPYPVALHMNMANIPLPGTAAIQKHYNDEDPEKEKRIKELELLLMSTENELRGQQALPTQAADYSGWNGTVVIDNAGVHNSSVAITCLGEHRQPAHPPHMEHGCLPEESASPARCMIHSNGILSPMRNVPNSEYTETLQLIDSFLNTPTNEHLEMESPALTSTPVCNQKIIVTTPLHRDQTPKPQKENDAFRTPNIRRSILEGSPRTPTPFKNALVAQEIKCGPLKMLATSHLADNTQDVIKQEANETTIIGSLHENGQPLLKKIKQEVESPDKKMRKFLTLAPWEREHLNTQLFSQGPLEEVPMQNLLTSSVLMMPVSEKTDDILNKAFAAQMSKQMGSSLQFANTWEAVACGKTEDQLIVTEQARKYMNTFSTRTLVM; the protein is encoded by the exons TTTATATAGTAGTGATGAGGACGAAGAAGAGATTGAAATGTTTGATCATGATTATGATGGCCCCCAACCAAAGTCTTGTAAACGTCAATTAAGTAAAACTCGATGGACACGTGAAGAG GATGAAAAACTGAAGAAATTAGTTGAACAACATGGAACAGAAGACTGGAAAGTGATTGCTAATTTCCTTCCA AATCGGACTGATGTGCAGTGCCAACACCGCTGGCAAAAAGTTCTAAATCCCGAACTTATTAAAGGCCCTTGGACAAAAGAAGAGGATCAAAGG GTAATAGAACTTGTTCAGAAATATGGCCCAAAACGCTGGTCTGTTATCGCAAAGCACTTAAAAGGCAGAATAGGAAAACAATGCCGGGAGCGATGGCACAATCATCTGAATCCTGAAGTTAAAAAAACTTCCTGGACTGAAGAAGAAGACAGAATTATATATCAAGCACATAAAAGACTTGGAAATAGATGGGCAGAAATAGCAAAGCTACTTCCTGGAAG GACTGATAACGCTATCAAGAACCATTGGAATTCAACAATGCGTCGTAAAGTGGAGCAAGAGGGCTATCTGCAGGAGTCTTCAAAAATTAGTCAGCCAACAGTGACCACAAGTTTTCAAAAAAATAATCACATTATGGGTTTTGCCCATACACCTCCTTCTGCCCAGTTGCCAACTACCCAACCCCAAGTAAATGGTGACTATGCATATTTTCACATTCCTGATCCACAAGAG ATGCCATACCCAGTGGCTCTACATATGAACATGGCCAATATTCCCCTACCTGGCACTGCGGCTATTCAG AAGCACTATAATGATGAAGATcctgaaaaagagaaaagaataaagGAATTAGAGTTGCTACTAATGTCGACTGAAAATGAACTGAGAGGGCAGCAGGCATTACCA ACTCAAGCAGCAGACTACTCTGGTTGGAATGGTACTGTAGTCATTGATAATGCAGGAGTTCACAACAGCAGTGTGGCCATTACTTGTTTGGGAGAACATCGGCAGCCAGCACACCCACCTCACATGGAACATGGTTGTTTGCCAGAAGAAAGTGCATCACCAGCAAGATGCATGATTCATTCTAATGGAATACTctcaccaatgagaaatgttccaAATTCTGAGTACACAGAAACACTTCAACTCATAGATTCA tttttaaatacaCCCACAAATGAGCACCTAGAAATGGAATCACCTGCATTAACTTCTACGCCAGTGTGCAATCAAAAGATCATTGTAACAACTCCACTACATCGTGACCAAACACCTAAGCCTCAAAAAGAAAATGATGC TTTCAGAACTCCAAATATCAGACGTTCAATATTAGAAGGCTCACCTAGAACACCCACACCCTTTAAAAATGCACTTGTTGCTCAGGAAATTAAATGTGGACCCTTGAAAATGCTG GCAACATCTCATCTTGCAGACAACACTCAAGATGTAATTAAACAAGAGGCCAATGAAACTACAATTATAGGTAGTCTTCATGAAAATGGACAacctcttttaaagaaaattaagCAAGAA GTGGAGTCTCCTGATAAGAAAATGAGGAAATTCCTCACATTGGCACCatgggaaagagaacacttaaatacTCAGCTTTTCTCACAGGGTCCTTTGGAAGAAGTACCT ATGCAAAATCTCCTGACAAGTTCTGTATTAATGATGCCTGTATCAGAGAAGACTGATGACATTCTTAACAAAGCATTTGCAGCACAAATGAGCAAGCAGATGGGCAGTTCATTGCAG TTTGCCAATACTTGGGAGGCTGTGGCTTGTGGGAAAACAGAAGATCAACTTATTGTAACTGAGCAAGCACGCAAATACATGAACACCTTTTCTACTCGAACATTAgttatgtaa
- the myb gene encoding transcriptional activator Myb isoform X10 → MARRPRNSLYSSDEDEEEIEMFDHDYDGPQPKSCKRQLSKTRWTREEDEKLKKLVEQHGTEDWKVIANFLPNRTDVQCQHRWQKVLNPELIKGPWTKEEDQRVIELVQKYGPKRWSVIAKHLKGRIGKQCRERWHNHLNPEVKKTSWTEEEDRIIYQAHKRLGNRWAEIAKLLPGRTDNAIKNHWNSTMRRKVEQEGYLQESSKISQPTVTTSFQKNNHIMGFAHTPPSAQLPTTQPQVNGDYAYFHIPDPQEMPYPVALHMNMANIPLPGTAAIQKHYNDEDPEKEKRIKELELLLMSTENELRGQQALPTQAADYSGWNGTVVIDNAGVHNSSVAITCLGEHRQPAHPPHMEHGCLPEESASPARCMIHSNGILSPMRNVPNSEYTETLQLIDSDPSTWGDLSSFDFLEGEDSTPSKNVTAKITQLQHKESSVCQCEGHINTSLSKSMVCQGSPASLSSLSPSKFSTPPTILRRTKRGHPNHSASGDSNWSTLADFSCSTPKRTHVKGLPFSPSQFLNTPTNEHLEMESPALTSTPVCNQKIIVTTPLHRDQTPKPQKENDAFRTPNIRRSILEGSPRTPTPFKNALVAQEIKCGPLKMLATSHLADNTQDVIKQEANETTIIGSLHENGQPLLKKIKQEVESPDKKMRKFLTLAPWEREHLNTQLFSQGPLEEVPMQNLLTSSVLMMPVSEKTDDILNKAFAAQMSKQMGSSLQFANTWEAVACGKTEDQLIVTEQARKYMNTFSTRTLVM, encoded by the exons ATGGCTCGGCGGCCACGGAATAG TTTATATAGTAGTGATGAGGACGAAGAAGAGATTGAAATGTTTGATCATGATTATGATGGCCCCCAACCAAAGTCTTGTAAACGTCAATTAAGTAAAACTCGATGGACACGTGAAGAG GATGAAAAACTGAAGAAATTAGTTGAACAACATGGAACAGAAGACTGGAAAGTGATTGCTAATTTCCTTCCA AATCGGACTGATGTGCAGTGCCAACACCGCTGGCAAAAAGTTCTAAATCCCGAACTTATTAAAGGCCCTTGGACAAAAGAAGAGGATCAAAGG GTAATAGAACTTGTTCAGAAATATGGCCCAAAACGCTGGTCTGTTATCGCAAAGCACTTAAAAGGCAGAATAGGAAAACAATGCCGGGAGCGATGGCACAATCATCTGAATCCTGAAGTTAAAAAAACTTCCTGGACTGAAGAAGAAGACAGAATTATATATCAAGCACATAAAAGACTTGGAAATAGATGGGCAGAAATAGCAAAGCTACTTCCTGGAAG GACTGATAACGCTATCAAGAACCATTGGAATTCAACAATGCGTCGTAAAGTGGAGCAAGAGGGCTATCTGCAGGAGTCTTCAAAAATTAGTCAGCCAACAGTGACCACAAGTTTTCAAAAAAATAATCACATTATGGGTTTTGCCCATACACCTCCTTCTGCCCAGTTGCCAACTACCCAACCCCAAGTAAATGGTGACTATGCATATTTTCACATTCCTGATCCACAAGAG ATGCCATACCCAGTGGCTCTACATATGAACATGGCCAATATTCCCCTACCTGGCACTGCGGCTATTCAG AAGCACTATAATGATGAAGATcctgaaaaagagaaaagaataaagGAATTAGAGTTGCTACTAATGTCGACTGAAAATGAACTGAGAGGGCAGCAGGCATTACCA ACTCAAGCAGCAGACTACTCTGGTTGGAATGGTACTGTAGTCATTGATAATGCAGGAGTTCACAACAGCAGTGTGGCCATTACTTGTTTGGGAGAACATCGGCAGCCAGCACACCCACCTCACATGGAACATGGTTGTTTGCCAGAAGAAAGTGCATCACCAGCAAGATGCATGATTCATTCTAATGGAATACTctcaccaatgagaaatgttccaAATTCTGAGTACACAGAAACACTTCAACTCATAGATTCA GATCCATCTACTTGGGGTGATCTCAGCAGTTTCGACTTCCTCGAAGGGGAAGACAGCACACCTAGCAAAAATGTTACAGCCAAAATCACACAGCTTCAGCACAAAGAGAGCAGCGTTTGCCAGTGTGAAGGACATATTAACACAAGCCTAAGCAAAAGCATGGTGTGTCAGGGCTCCCCTGCTTCGCTCAGCTCACTCTCTCCTTCAAAGTTCAGCACTCCACCAACTATCCTTCGCCGCACAAAGAGAGGGCATCCTAACCACTCAGCTAGTGGTGATAGTAATTGGTCCACATTAGCTGACTTCAGCTGCTCTACTCCCAAGCGTACCCATGTCAAAGGTCTGCCCTTCTCTCCCTCGCAG tttttaaatacaCCCACAAATGAGCACCTAGAAATGGAATCACCTGCATTAACTTCTACGCCAGTGTGCAATCAAAAGATCATTGTAACAACTCCACTACATCGTGACCAAACACCTAAGCCTCAAAAAGAAAATGATGC TTTCAGAACTCCAAATATCAGACGTTCAATATTAGAAGGCTCACCTAGAACACCCACACCCTTTAAAAATGCACTTGTTGCTCAGGAAATTAAATGTGGACCCTTGAAAATGCTG GCAACATCTCATCTTGCAGACAACACTCAAGATGTAATTAAACAAGAGGCCAATGAAACTACAATTATAGGTAGTCTTCATGAAAATGGACAacctcttttaaagaaaattaagCAAGAA GTGGAGTCTCCTGATAAGAAAATGAGGAAATTCCTCACATTGGCACCatgggaaagagaacacttaaatacTCAGCTTTTCTCACAGGGTCCTTTGGAAGAAGTACCT ATGCAAAATCTCCTGACAAGTTCTGTATTAATGATGCCTGTATCAGAGAAGACTGATGACATTCTTAACAAAGCATTTGCAGCACAAATGAGCAAGCAGATGGGCAGTTCATTGCAG TTTGCCAATACTTGGGAGGCTGTGGCTTGTGGGAAAACAGAAGATCAACTTATTGTAACTGAGCAAGCACGCAAATACATGAACACCTTTTCTACTCGAACATTAgttatgtaa
- the myb gene encoding transcriptional activator Myb isoform X6: protein MARRPRNSLYSSDEDEEEIEMFDHDYDGPQPKSCKRQLSKTRWTREEDEKLKKLVEQHGTEDWKVIANFLPNRTDVQCQHRWQKVLNPELIKGPWTKEEDQRVIELVQKYGPKRWSVIAKHLKGRIGKQCRERWHNHLNPEVKKTSWTEEEDRIIYQAHKRLGNRWAEIAKLLPGRTDNAIKNHWNSTMRRKVEQEGYLQESSKISQPTVTTSFQKNNHIMGFAHTPPSAQLPTTQPQVNGDYAYFHIPDPQEMPYPVALHMNMANIPLPGTAAIQKHYNDEDPEKEKRIKELELLLMSTENELRGQQALPTQAADYSGWNGTVVIDNAGVHNSSVAITCLGEHRQPAHPPHMEHGCLPEESASPARCMIHSNGILSPMRNVPNSEYTETLQLIDSFLNTPTNEHLEMESPALTSTPVCNQKIIVTTPLHRDQTPKPQKENDAFRTPNIRRSILEGSPRTPTPFKNALVAQEIKCGPLKMLATSHLADNTQDVIKQEANETTIIGSLHENGQPLLKKIKQEVESPDKKMRKFLTLAPWEREHLNTQLFSQGPLEEVPMQNLLTSSVLMMPVSEKTDDILNKAFAAQMSKQMGSSLQFANTWEAVACGKTEDQLIVTEQARKYMNTFSTRTLVM from the exons ATGGCTCGGCGGCCACGGAATAG TTTATATAGTAGTGATGAGGACGAAGAAGAGATTGAAATGTTTGATCATGATTATGATGGCCCCCAACCAAAGTCTTGTAAACGTCAATTAAGTAAAACTCGATGGACACGTGAAGAG GATGAAAAACTGAAGAAATTAGTTGAACAACATGGAACAGAAGACTGGAAAGTGATTGCTAATTTCCTTCCA AATCGGACTGATGTGCAGTGCCAACACCGCTGGCAAAAAGTTCTAAATCCCGAACTTATTAAAGGCCCTTGGACAAAAGAAGAGGATCAAAGG GTAATAGAACTTGTTCAGAAATATGGCCCAAAACGCTGGTCTGTTATCGCAAAGCACTTAAAAGGCAGAATAGGAAAACAATGCCGGGAGCGATGGCACAATCATCTGAATCCTGAAGTTAAAAAAACTTCCTGGACTGAAGAAGAAGACAGAATTATATATCAAGCACATAAAAGACTTGGAAATAGATGGGCAGAAATAGCAAAGCTACTTCCTGGAAG GACTGATAACGCTATCAAGAACCATTGGAATTCAACAATGCGTCGTAAAGTGGAGCAAGAGGGCTATCTGCAGGAGTCTTCAAAAATTAGTCAGCCAACAGTGACCACAAGTTTTCAAAAAAATAATCACATTATGGGTTTTGCCCATACACCTCCTTCTGCCCAGTTGCCAACTACCCAACCCCAAGTAAATGGTGACTATGCATATTTTCACATTCCTGATCCACAAGAG ATGCCATACCCAGTGGCTCTACATATGAACATGGCCAATATTCCCCTACCTGGCACTGCGGCTATTCAG AAGCACTATAATGATGAAGATcctgaaaaagagaaaagaataaagGAATTAGAGTTGCTACTAATGTCGACTGAAAATGAACTGAGAGGGCAGCAGGCATTACCA ACTCAAGCAGCAGACTACTCTGGTTGGAATGGTACTGTAGTCATTGATAATGCAGGAGTTCACAACAGCAGTGTGGCCATTACTTGTTTGGGAGAACATCGGCAGCCAGCACACCCACCTCACATGGAACATGGTTGTTTGCCAGAAGAAAGTGCATCACCAGCAAGATGCATGATTCATTCTAATGGAATACTctcaccaatgagaaatgttccaAATTCTGAGTACACAGAAACACTTCAACTCATAGATTCA tttttaaatacaCCCACAAATGAGCACCTAGAAATGGAATCACCTGCATTAACTTCTACGCCAGTGTGCAATCAAAAGATCATTGTAACAACTCCACTACATCGTGACCAAACACCTAAGCCTCAAAAAGAAAATGATGC TTTCAGAACTCCAAATATCAGACGTTCAATATTAGAAGGCTCACCTAGAACACCCACACCCTTTAAAAATGCACTTGTTGCTCAGGAAATTAAATGTGGACCCTTGAAAATGCTG GCAACATCTCATCTTGCAGACAACACTCAAGATGTAATTAAACAAGAGGCCAATGAAACTACAATTATAGGTAGTCTTCATGAAAATGGACAacctcttttaaagaaaattaagCAAGAA GTGGAGTCTCCTGATAAGAAAATGAGGAAATTCCTCACATTGGCACCatgggaaagagaacacttaaatacTCAGCTTTTCTCACAGGGTCCTTTGGAAGAAGTACCT ATGCAAAATCTCCTGACAAGTTCTGTATTAATGATGCCTGTATCAGAGAAGACTGATGACATTCTTAACAAAGCATTTGCAGCACAAATGAGCAAGCAGATGGGCAGTTCATTGCAG TTTGCCAATACTTGGGAGGCTGTGGCTTGTGGGAAAACAGAAGATCAACTTATTGTAACTGAGCAAGCACGCAAATACATGAACACCTTTTCTACTCGAACATTAgttatgtaa
- the myb gene encoding transcriptional activator Myb isoform X1, whose protein sequence is MRTIRNNNNIITSQFLRAQRGRLFFLILCYRAVWCKFSDLPRPSPPPLSFGERQPSSLLAPQLSPITVAQQHPVHLRLSGSPRLASGQPMDTSFGLYSSDEDEEEIEMFDHDYDGPQPKSCKRQLSKTRWTREEDEKLKKLVEQHGTEDWKVIANFLPNRTDVQCQHRWQKVLNPELIKGPWTKEEDQRVIELVQKYGPKRWSVIAKHLKGRIGKQCRERWHNHLNPEVKKTSWTEEEDRIIYQAHKRLGNRWAEIAKLLPGRTDNAIKNHWNSTMRRKVEQEGYLQESSKISQPTVTTSFQKNNHIMGFAHTPPSAQLPTTQPQVNGDYAYFHIPDPQEMPYPVALHMNMANIPLPGTAAIQKHYNDEDPEKEKRIKELELLLMSTENELRGQQALPTQAADYSGWNGTVVIDNAGVHNSSVAITCLGEHRQPAHPPHMEHGCLPEESASPARCMIHSNGILSPMRNVPNSEYTETLQLIDSFLNTPTNEHLEMESPALTSTPVCNQKIIVTTPLHRDQTPKPQKENDAFRTPNIRRSILEGSPRTPTPFKNALVAQEIKCGPLKMLATSHLADNTQDVIKQEANETTIIGSLHENGQPLLKKIKQEVESPDKKMRKFLTLAPWEREHLNTQLFSQGPLEEVPMQNLLTSSVLMMPVSEKTDDILNKAFAAQMSKQMGSSLQFANTWEAVACGKTEDQLIVTEQARKYMNTFSTRTLVM, encoded by the exons ATGCGTACAATCAGAAATAACAACAACATAATAACCAGTCAATTCTTGAGGGCGCAGAGAGGGAGACTGTTCTTTTTAATTTTGTGTTACCGTGCTGTCTGGTGTAAATTCTCAGATCTACCCcgaccatcaccaccacccctcTCTTTCGGGGAACGACAACCCTCCTCCTTGCTCGCCCCTCAACTCTCTCCCATCACCGTCGCCCAGCAGCACCCCGTCCACCTGCGGCTGAGTGGATCGCCTCGCCTCGCCTCCGGCCAGCCCATGGACACCTCCTTCGG TTTATATAGTAGTGATGAGGACGAAGAAGAGATTGAAATGTTTGATCATGATTATGATGGCCCCCAACCAAAGTCTTGTAAACGTCAATTAAGTAAAACTCGATGGACACGTGAAGAG GATGAAAAACTGAAGAAATTAGTTGAACAACATGGAACAGAAGACTGGAAAGTGATTGCTAATTTCCTTCCA AATCGGACTGATGTGCAGTGCCAACACCGCTGGCAAAAAGTTCTAAATCCCGAACTTATTAAAGGCCCTTGGACAAAAGAAGAGGATCAAAGG GTAATAGAACTTGTTCAGAAATATGGCCCAAAACGCTGGTCTGTTATCGCAAAGCACTTAAAAGGCAGAATAGGAAAACAATGCCGGGAGCGATGGCACAATCATCTGAATCCTGAAGTTAAAAAAACTTCCTGGACTGAAGAAGAAGACAGAATTATATATCAAGCACATAAAAGACTTGGAAATAGATGGGCAGAAATAGCAAAGCTACTTCCTGGAAG GACTGATAACGCTATCAAGAACCATTGGAATTCAACAATGCGTCGTAAAGTGGAGCAAGAGGGCTATCTGCAGGAGTCTTCAAAAATTAGTCAGCCAACAGTGACCACAAGTTTTCAAAAAAATAATCACATTATGGGTTTTGCCCATACACCTCCTTCTGCCCAGTTGCCAACTACCCAACCCCAAGTAAATGGTGACTATGCATATTTTCACATTCCTGATCCACAAGAG ATGCCATACCCAGTGGCTCTACATATGAACATGGCCAATATTCCCCTACCTGGCACTGCGGCTATTCAG AAGCACTATAATGATGAAGATcctgaaaaagagaaaagaataaagGAATTAGAGTTGCTACTAATGTCGACTGAAAATGAACTGAGAGGGCAGCAGGCATTACCA ACTCAAGCAGCAGACTACTCTGGTTGGAATGGTACTGTAGTCATTGATAATGCAGGAGTTCACAACAGCAGTGTGGCCATTACTTGTTTGGGAGAACATCGGCAGCCAGCACACCCACCTCACATGGAACATGGTTGTTTGCCAGAAGAAAGTGCATCACCAGCAAGATGCATGATTCATTCTAATGGAATACTctcaccaatgagaaatgttccaAATTCTGAGTACACAGAAACACTTCAACTCATAGATTCA tttttaaatacaCCCACAAATGAGCACCTAGAAATGGAATCACCTGCATTAACTTCTACGCCAGTGTGCAATCAAAAGATCATTGTAACAACTCCACTACATCGTGACCAAACACCTAAGCCTCAAAAAGAAAATGATGC TTTCAGAACTCCAAATATCAGACGTTCAATATTAGAAGGCTCACCTAGAACACCCACACCCTTTAAAAATGCACTTGTTGCTCAGGAAATTAAATGTGGACCCTTGAAAATGCTG GCAACATCTCATCTTGCAGACAACACTCAAGATGTAATTAAACAAGAGGCCAATGAAACTACAATTATAGGTAGTCTTCATGAAAATGGACAacctcttttaaagaaaattaagCAAGAA GTGGAGTCTCCTGATAAGAAAATGAGGAAATTCCTCACATTGGCACCatgggaaagagaacacttaaatacTCAGCTTTTCTCACAGGGTCCTTTGGAAGAAGTACCT ATGCAAAATCTCCTGACAAGTTCTGTATTAATGATGCCTGTATCAGAGAAGACTGATGACATTCTTAACAAAGCATTTGCAGCACAAATGAGCAAGCAGATGGGCAGTTCATTGCAG TTTGCCAATACTTGGGAGGCTGTGGCTTGTGGGAAAACAGAAGATCAACTTATTGTAACTGAGCAAGCACGCAAATACATGAACACCTTTTCTACTCGAACATTAgttatgtaa